gactactcttccagaggtcctgagttcaattcccagcaaccacatggtggctcacaaccatctgtaaagagatccgatgccctcttctggtgtatctgaagacagctacagtgttcttatatataataaatgaataaaatctttaaaaaaaaaaaaaaagaacacaaagggctggaggatggcttagtggttaagagcagtgactgcttttccagaggtcctgagttcaatgtacttacatataataaataaatacattttaaaaaagaatacaaaactaattctatttttcttctgtCATAGCTTACCAAACTTTGTACAAATAGTACTTTggtcttattttcttctttggtaTGAGGAAGTTTTTAATTAATGTTGCAATAATATGACAAAGTTTTGACAAGCTCTTCTTTTTGTTTACAtatttggctttttcctctcaCATTTACATTTTGGTTCATCAAtaattctgaaaaacaaaatacaaaattgaTCTGAAAATAAGACATATAAGAATTGCTGGATGCGAGGGGCGCGGGGCCGGGGGTGGCGGGGGCTCCGGGGCCACTCTGGGGGCCCCCGGGCTAATGCTGACGAGGCCCGCCATCCTCAGGACGTGTTTCTCATGATCCGGAGCCACAAGACCACCATCTTTACGGACGCCAAGGAGTCGAGCACCATGTTTGAACTGAAGCGCATCGTTGAGGGCATCCTCAAGCGGCCGCCAGAGGAGCAGCGGCTGTACAAGGACGACCAGCTCCTCGATGATGGAAAAACTCTGGGCGAATGTGGCTTCACCAGTCAGACAGCAAGGCCACAGGCCACAGCCACAGTGGGCCTGGCCTTTCGAGCAGATGACACCTTCGAAGCGCTGCGTATTGACCCCTTCTCCAGCCCTCTGGAGCTTCCTTCCAGGTGTGATGAAGCCACAAGACTCTGGAGGCAGTGCCAATGAACAAGCTGTGCAGTGAGAGCCCCAGGCCTACCCCCTAGAAACCCATTCCCCCATTAAAAATAGATTTggctgtcaaaaaaaaaaagaatagctggATGTATTTAAATTGCATTATATTAAGCTATGCAATAATATAAGAAAGTTGCTATTAATAATTCATACAATGAGTTGATAATATTTCTAGGCCTTTTGTGCCTTGAGCATTTGGTTTTCCAGACTGTTTTTCTGTGTCCATGATAATTTTATCTACCATTTAATCAGAAGCTGACAGATTTCATTAGAGTGAGTCAGATACACTAAAATATAACCTAATATGctcaaatatataaaacatgCAAGATCACAGACAGGCAAGAATTACTATTTGACAAACTCTTACTGGCTCTGCTCTGTAAACACAGGTCTCTAATAAATTGTATTTCATGAATTTCCTAGAAAAATGGTACAGTGATTATGAAAggtttttaaagtaaaagaaCTACCATATGATCCAATAATCTAACTTCTCTATATTTATCCAGAATAACTGACATTGGGATCTGAAAGCAATATTTGAACTCCCATATTCATTTTTGCATTATCCATAACAGCTAAAATATAGAAACAACTGTGGCTAAACAGATTAAGAAAAGGTGTTGCCCatctcaaaggttttttttttttacacagaaATGTTCCtacccaaaggaagaacagggacaaaaaatggaatagagactgaaggaagagccaaccagggactgccccacatggggatccagcaTGTCCGCACACCAATCCTTACACTGCTGCGATGGTCAGGAGGCtgttgctgacaggaacctagtgtggctgttcctgaggaagtccagccagcaactg
The window above is part of the Rattus norvegicus strain BN/NHsdMcwi chromosome X, GRCr8, whole genome shotgun sequence genome. Proteins encoded here:
- the Elobl6 gene encoding elongin-B-like produces the protein MIRSHKTTIFTDAKESSTMFELKRIVEGILKRPPEEQRLYKDDQLLDDGKTLGECGFTSQTARPQATATVGLAFRADDTFEALRIDPFSSPLELPSRCDEATRLWRQCQ